GTCGGAGTCAAAAAGGGAACGCCGTGAAAGTCGGCGACGGTCGCGCCACTGTGAGACCACGCTTCCGGGTTCAAAACCACTGTTCCTCACGCACTGAGCGGGACGGGATGGGAAGGTGAGAACGCAACCGAGAGTGGCCAAGTCAGGAGACCTGCCTGGAACCAGCGAAACCTAGGAACTGAAGCCAGGGGCTCGGCATCCCGAGCGATGCCCCAAAGCTTCTCTCCTTCAGGTTCACGACTCCAAAGTTGTGCTCTTCGCGTCAAAGGGCCCGTGGACAAAGTTTATTGCCCCGTGCGTTTTCCTACGAAGATGCACGGGGTATTTTTTTATTAGTTGTCAGTTGCCAGGTCTCAGTTGTCAGAAGGCAGTTCTCAGTTCCCAGTTGCCAGTGAAAGGCGAGACGTCACAGGTCAGAATGCAATGTCAATGATCAAAGGGCTTCGTCATTTTTTGTCGATTGACTCACTACTCTCCCTGCCTCGCGGTCCCCAGGCTTCCAGGAGTGGGGATGTGTTGGTTGTCAGGCCCAAACCTTCCGAATTGATGGATGCTCCAACTGACAACTGGGAACTGGCAACTGCGAACTGGCAACTGAGAACCGCCCTTGGACAACTGGCAACTCGCAACTGGCAACTGGTTTCTTCTTTCTGGCTTCTGGCTTCCTGCCTCTGGCTTCTTATCGTTTTTCCCCAGATCACCACCGCTGCCACACACCCAGTCATCGACGAAACCGGCCGCACGGTGATGGTTCCCGAACGTCCCCGGCGCATCATTTCCATCGCCCCGAGTGTCACTGAAATCCTTTACGCCCTTGGTTTGGACCAGAGAGTGGTGGGCCGGAGCGATTATTGCGATTTCCCTCCCGAGGTCCGGCAGAAGCCCAGCGTGGGGGGATTGATCGATCCCAACATCGAGGTCATCGTCTCCCTGCATCCGGACCTGGTGATCGGAACGCCTGAGATAAACAAGATTGCTGTGGCGGACGAGTTGGCGCGTTTTGGGATTCCTCTTTACGGGGTGCACACGACCTCTCTCAAGGATGTCTTCCGCGCCCTGGAGGATGTAGGGACGTTGGCCGGGAACCAGGCCCAGGCCGACGTCCTCGTTCATTCACTTCGGGAACGCCGGGACGCGGTCGTGAAGCAGGTGGCAGGACTGCCCCGGCCCCGGGTGCTCTACCTGGTTTGGTACAACCCGATCAGCGTGCCGGGACGCGGGGCCTATATCACAGATCTTATTTCGCTCGCGGGGGGGGATTCGATCAGCGGCGATCTTAAACAGGATTGGGCGCAATTGTCGCTGGAAGAAATAGTGCAACGCGACCCGGAAATCATCCTTCTTCCGAGAAACAACGGAAATTCTCCCGCGATCGATCAATTGAGATCGTGGCCGGGCTGGAGCCGCACGACGGCTGTTCGAACAAACCGGGTCTTCGAAGTTGAGGACAATGCCAGCCGCCCGGGTCCGCGGCTTTTGGACGCCCTGGAACAGTTTGCAGAGTTTTTCCATCCCGCAGCCAAGTAAAAGATCAAGGTTGTTTGCTACGGTCTCTTATGCTCCGAGATCGCACCGAAGGGGATGAAGATCAAACACGAAGGGACAGACACCGGCTGTGAAGGGTATTGGAGGTATGTGAGAGTGAGGTGTCTGTCCCTAATGTGTCCGGAACTCCCGGCGTCTCTGCGGTGAACAAGACTTCGAAAATGCTGACTCGAAAGAAAATGGCGGTGCGCCTGCTCCTGCTGCTCCTGCTGCTGGCAGGGATGATGGGGGTCGCCTTGTCCATCGGCAGCACGCACATCCCTCTTGTCACAGTATTCAAGACTGTTTCGGCACAGCTGGTCCATCCTCGCGCGCACTCAACCTCGGAGACTTCCACGATACTCTTCAGCCTGCGGATGCCGAGGATCTATCTCGCCATGCTGGTCGGGATGGCGTTGGCGGTGGCGGGCGCCAGTTTTCAAGCGCTCTTGAGAAACCCTCTGGCCGATCCCCATATTCTGGGTGTTTCCAGTGGTGCCGCGCTGGCAGCCATTCTATCGATTGCTTTTGCGGGTCGCTGGGGAATCCCTACGCCTGTCGCTGCTTTTGTCGGGGGGTTGATCACCATCGTGCTGGTTTACACCCTGGGAAGCCGGAAGGGAAGGGTCTCCGCGCACACCTTGATTCTCGCAGGGATCATCGTGGCGTCATTCTTTTCCTCCGTCATCATTTTCATTCAACCCTTTCTCAGCGGAGGCCAGTTACGCGAGACGACGTTCTGGCTCACGGGGAACTTCAGCAGCGTCCAAGTACCCTCCATGAAATGGGTTTCACTGGTAACACTCGCCACGATGGTCTTGATCT
Above is a genomic segment from Terriglobia bacterium containing:
- a CDS encoding cobalamin-binding protein, which produces MDAPTDNWELATANWQLRTALGQLATRNWQLVSSFWLLASCLWLLIVFPQITTAATHPVIDETGRTVMVPERPRRIISIAPSVTEILYALGLDQRVVGRSDYCDFPPEVRQKPSVGGLIDPNIEVIVSLHPDLVIGTPEINKIAVADELARFGIPLYGVHTTSLKDVFRALEDVGTLAGNQAQADVLVHSLRERRDAVVKQVAGLPRPRVLYLVWYNPISVPGRGAYITDLISLAGGDSISGDLKQDWAQLSLEEIVQRDPEIILLPRNNGNSPAIDQLRSWPGWSRTTAVRTNRVFEVEDNASRPGPRLLDALEQFAEFFHPAAK
- a CDS encoding iron ABC transporter permease, with the translated sequence MSVPNVSGTPGVSAVNKTSKMLTRKKMAVRLLLLLLLLAGMMGVALSIGSTHIPLVTVFKTVSAQLVHPRAHSTSETSTILFSLRMPRIYLAMLVGMALAVAGASFQALLRNPLADPHILGVSSGAALAAILSIAFAGRWGIPTPVAAFVGGLITIVLVYTLGSRKGRVSAHTLILAGIIVASFFSSVIIFIQPFLSGGQLRETTFWLTGNFSSVQVPSMKWVSLVTLATMVLIYRFAGDLNVMLIGEQEAAHLGVPVEWVKRAIFVLAALLTGLAVSLSGSIGFVGLIVPHIARMLFGNDYRLLLPSTAILGAMLTLLADLIARTIVAPTELPVGAITALAGAPVFIYLLRRDRTED